The Numenius arquata chromosome 7, bNumArq3.hap1.1, whole genome shotgun sequence genome has a window encoding:
- the KLHL7 gene encoding kelch-like protein 7 isoform X1, producing MAAPGSEKSSKKKTEKKLAAREEAKLLASFMGVMNTMRKQKTLCDVILMVQERKIPAHRVVLASASHFFNLMFTTNMLESKSFEVELKDAEPDIIEQLVEFAYTARISVNSNNVQSLLDAANQYQIEPVKKMCVDFLKEQVDASNCLGISVLAECLDCPELKATADDFIHQHFTEVYKTDEFLQLDVKRVTHLLNQDTLTVRAEDQVYDAAVRWLKYDEPNRQPYMVDILAKVRFPLISKNFLSKTVQAEPLIQDNPECLKMVISGMRYHLLSPEDREELVEGTRPRRKKHDYRIALFGGSQPQSCRYFNPKDYSWTDIRCPFEKRRDAACVFWDNVVYILGGSQLFPIKRMDCYNVVKDSWYSKLGPPTPRDSLAACAAEGKIYTSGGSEVGNSALYLFECYDTRTESWHTKPSMLTQRCSHGMVEANGLIYVCGGSLGNNVSGRVLNSCEVYDPATETWTELCPMIEARKNHGLVFVKDKIFAVGGQNGLGGLDNVEYYDIKMNEWKMVSPMPWKGVTVKCAAVGSIVYVLAGFQGVGRLGHILEYNTETDKWIANSKVRAFPVTSCLICVVDTCGANEETLET from the exons ATGGCCGCCCCCGGGTCGGAGAAGAGCAGCAAGAAGAAGACGGAGAAGAAGCTGGCCGCCCGCGAGGAGGCGAAGCTGCTGGCGAGCTTCATGGGGGTGATGAACACCATGCGCAAGCAG aAAACTCTATGTGATGTGATTCTTATGGTTCAAGAAAGAAAGATCCCAGCTCACCGTGTTGTGCTTGCTTCAGCCAGTCACTTTTTTAACTTGATGTTTACTA CAAATATGCTTGAATCAAAGTCCTTTGAAGTGGAGCTAAAAGACGCAGAACCCGACATTATTGAACAGCTCGTGGAGTTTGCTTATACTGCAAG AATCTCAGTTAACAGCAATAATGTCCAGTCCTTACTAGATGCAGCAAACCAATACCAAATTGAACCTGTGAAAAAAATGTGTGTGgactttttaaaagaacaagtTGATGCTTCCAATTGTCTTG gtATAAGTGTTTTAGCGGAATGCCTAGACTGTCCAGAACTGAAAGCCACTGCAGATGATTTTATCCATCAGCATTTCACTGAAGTTTACAAGACAGATGAGTTTCTTCAGCTTGATGTTAAGCGTGTGACGCATCTCTTGAACCAAGATACGTTGACAGTGAGGGCAGAAGACCAG GTTTACGATGCAGCAGTCAGATGGCTGAAGTACGATGAGCCAAATCGCCAGCCGTACATGGTTGATATTCTTGCTAAAGTCCGATTTCCTCTTATATCAAAGAACTTCTTAAGTAAAACAGTTCAGGCTGAACCACTTATTCAGGATAACCCAGAATGCCTTAAAATGGTGATCA GTGGGATGCGATACCATCTACTTTCCCCAGAAGACAGAGAAGAGTTAGTGGAAGGTACGCggccaagaagaaaaaaacatgattaCCGCATTGCTTTGTTTGGAGGCTCACAGCCCCAGTCCTGCAGATATTTTAATCCAAAG GATTACAGCTGGACAGACATCCGATGTCCCTTTGAAAAGCGCAGGGATGCTGCTTGTGTCTTCTGGGACAACGTAGTTTATATTTTGGGTGGTTCCCAGCTCTTCCCTATAAAGCGAATGGACTGCTACAATGTGGTGAAGGATAGCTGGTATTCCAAGCTAGGACCTCCAACACCTCGAGATAGCCttgcagcctgtgctgctgagggCAAAATTTATACATCTGGTGGTTCAGAAGTGG gaaattctgcACTATATTTATTTGAATGCTATGACACGAGAACAGAAAGCTGGCACACAAAGCCCAGCATGCTGACTCAGCGATGCAGCCATGGAATGGTAGAGGCGAATGGTCTCATTTACGTATGCGGAGGAAGCTTGGGAAACAACGTTTCTGGAAGAGTCCTAAATTCCTGTGAAGTTTATGATCCAGCCACTGAAAC atggACGGAGCTATGTCCAATGATTGAAGCCAGGAAGAACCACGGACTGGTGTTCGTAAAGGACAAAATATTCGCTGTGGGTGGACAGAATGGCTTAG GTGGCCTTGATAATGTAGAATATTATGATATCAAGATGAATGAATGGAAGATGGTGTCTCCAATGCCATGGAAAGGTGTAACAGTGAAGTGTGCTGCTGTGGGATCTATAGTCTATGTCCTGGCTGGTTTTCAGGGTGTTGGTCGATTAGGGCACATTCTTGAATATAATACTGAAACAGACAAGTGGATAGCCAACTCCAAAGTCCGTGCTTTCCCAGTGACAAGTTGTTTAATCTGTGTTGTAGACACTTGTGGGGCAAATGAAGAAACTTTAGAGACCTGA
- the KLHL7 gene encoding kelch-like protein 7 isoform X2, whose translation MLESKSFEVELKDAEPDIIEQLVEFAYTARISVNSNNVQSLLDAANQYQIEPVKKMCVDFLKEQVDASNCLGISVLAECLDCPELKATADDFIHQHFTEVYKTDEFLQLDVKRVTHLLNQDTLTVRAEDQVYDAAVRWLKYDEPNRQPYMVDILAKVRFPLISKNFLSKTVQAEPLIQDNPECLKMVISGMRYHLLSPEDREELVEGTRPRRKKHDYRIALFGGSQPQSCRYFNPKDYSWTDIRCPFEKRRDAACVFWDNVVYILGGSQLFPIKRMDCYNVVKDSWYSKLGPPTPRDSLAACAAEGKIYTSGGSEVGNSALYLFECYDTRTESWHTKPSMLTQRCSHGMVEANGLIYVCGGSLGNNVSGRVLNSCEVYDPATETWTELCPMIEARKNHGLVFVKDKIFAVGGQNGLGGLDNVEYYDIKMNEWKMVSPMPWKGVTVKCAAVGSIVYVLAGFQGVGRLGHILEYNTETDKWIANSKVRAFPVTSCLICVVDTCGANEETLET comes from the exons ATGCTTGAATCAAAGTCCTTTGAAGTGGAGCTAAAAGACGCAGAACCCGACATTATTGAACAGCTCGTGGAGTTTGCTTATACTGCAAG AATCTCAGTTAACAGCAATAATGTCCAGTCCTTACTAGATGCAGCAAACCAATACCAAATTGAACCTGTGAAAAAAATGTGTGTGgactttttaaaagaacaagtTGATGCTTCCAATTGTCTTG gtATAAGTGTTTTAGCGGAATGCCTAGACTGTCCAGAACTGAAAGCCACTGCAGATGATTTTATCCATCAGCATTTCACTGAAGTTTACAAGACAGATGAGTTTCTTCAGCTTGATGTTAAGCGTGTGACGCATCTCTTGAACCAAGATACGTTGACAGTGAGGGCAGAAGACCAG GTTTACGATGCAGCAGTCAGATGGCTGAAGTACGATGAGCCAAATCGCCAGCCGTACATGGTTGATATTCTTGCTAAAGTCCGATTTCCTCTTATATCAAAGAACTTCTTAAGTAAAACAGTTCAGGCTGAACCACTTATTCAGGATAACCCAGAATGCCTTAAAATGGTGATCA GTGGGATGCGATACCATCTACTTTCCCCAGAAGACAGAGAAGAGTTAGTGGAAGGTACGCggccaagaagaaaaaaacatgattaCCGCATTGCTTTGTTTGGAGGCTCACAGCCCCAGTCCTGCAGATATTTTAATCCAAAG GATTACAGCTGGACAGACATCCGATGTCCCTTTGAAAAGCGCAGGGATGCTGCTTGTGTCTTCTGGGACAACGTAGTTTATATTTTGGGTGGTTCCCAGCTCTTCCCTATAAAGCGAATGGACTGCTACAATGTGGTGAAGGATAGCTGGTATTCCAAGCTAGGACCTCCAACACCTCGAGATAGCCttgcagcctgtgctgctgagggCAAAATTTATACATCTGGTGGTTCAGAAGTGG gaaattctgcACTATATTTATTTGAATGCTATGACACGAGAACAGAAAGCTGGCACACAAAGCCCAGCATGCTGACTCAGCGATGCAGCCATGGAATGGTAGAGGCGAATGGTCTCATTTACGTATGCGGAGGAAGCTTGGGAAACAACGTTTCTGGAAGAGTCCTAAATTCCTGTGAAGTTTATGATCCAGCCACTGAAAC atggACGGAGCTATGTCCAATGATTGAAGCCAGGAAGAACCACGGACTGGTGTTCGTAAAGGACAAAATATTCGCTGTGGGTGGACAGAATGGCTTAG GTGGCCTTGATAATGTAGAATATTATGATATCAAGATGAATGAATGGAAGATGGTGTCTCCAATGCCATGGAAAGGTGTAACAGTGAAGTGTGCTGCTGTGGGATCTATAGTCTATGTCCTGGCTGGTTTTCAGGGTGTTGGTCGATTAGGGCACATTCTTGAATATAATACTGAAACAGACAAGTGGATAGCCAACTCCAAAGTCCGTGCTTTCCCAGTGACAAGTTGTTTAATCTGTGTTGTAGACACTTGTGGGGCAAATGAAGAAACTTTAGAGACCTGA